The DNA region TTTATATACATTTTTTTATTCATTTATTTCCTAAAAGTAATTTTTCCTCTAAAAATTCTTTACCACCCAACTAAACTTCTTCTTTTTTACAAATATTCAAATTTATAATTTCCTAGATAATAAAAAATTTCAATTTACCGAAATAGAAAGTTCCGGCAAAATGAAAAAAAGAAAACCCTCCCTTCAATATTACCCCATCTATTATATTGAACCGCTCAAAGGAAACGAAGCTGCCTTGGGATTTGATTTATTTTCTAATAAAAACAGAGGGGAAGCAATTTTAAATTCATTAAAAACCGGAAAAACAACAGGAATATCAAAAATTAAATTAGTTCCAGAAAAGGGGAAAAAAGATGAATTCCTTATTTTAAACCCTGTATATAAATCTGAAAACAATATATTAGGTTTTATTTCAGGAGTTTTTAAAATAGATGATATTATAAATTCTTCTTTAGGTCTCTTGATAAAAAATGACTTGGATTTTCAGATTTATGATGCCACAGAAAATAAAAATATCCCAATTTATACAACTAAAGATTATTTTAAAAGATTGCATTTATACCAGTCTTCAGATCTTTATTTTGAAGATTTTATACATTTCCCAAATCAAAATTGGAGAATCAGGTTTATACCCGGAAAATTATTTTTCTTAAATGAATTTATAAAATGGAATTGGACAATTTTTGTTTTTTTTAACATAATAACTATAATGTTCAGTAGAGCGGTCTATAATAAAATTAAATATACCAATGAAATAGAAAATTTAATGAAGAAATCTGTAGAGGATGGAACAAAATTAAGGCTGTCTGCCCACATTATAGAAAATACACCTGAAGGTGTAATAATTACAGATAAATATAATAAAATTATTTCTGTCAACCATTCATTTTTAAAAACTACCGGGTATAAAAAAAGGGATTTAATTGGATATGACCCTAAAATTTTAAATTCAAATCACCATAACCAGTTTTTCTATAAAGAAATGTGGAATTCTATTAAATATAAAGGGGAGTGGCGGGGGGAAATATGGAACAGAAGAAAAAATGGTGAAATCCACCCTGAATGGCTGAAGATAATAACAATCCGAAATAAGAAAAATAAAAATAATATTGATTATCATGTTGGTATGTTTTCAGATCTTTCAAACCAGGAACACATAAGAAAACAAATTCAGCATTTAGCATATTATGATTCATTAACAGATCTTCCAAACAGAGAATTATTTAATAGCAGAGCAAAAAATTCAATTATAGACGCTGATCTGGAGAAAACAAGTATAGCTTTTATGTTTTTGGATCTAGACAGATTTAAAAATATAAATGATGCTTTAGGGCATTCTTCAGGTGATGAACTTTTAAAAAAAGTTGCTGCATCTCTAAAAGAAATAACCCTTGAAGATGAAATTGTCTCAAGATTCGGCGGGGATGAGTTTGTGATTCTGATACCATCTTTCGATTTTATAGATGATTTAAATAAACGAATAATAAGTATATTAAATATATTTAAATCTGCTTTTATTATTGACGGAAAAGAACTTTTTGTCACTTCCAGTATAGGTGTGAGTCTTTACCCTTTAAACGGTGAATCTTTAGATGAACTTATCAAAAATGCGGATACAGCAATGTATTTTGCCAAAAGATCCGGAAGAAATAATTTTAAATTTTATACAGAAAATATGAATTCTAAATTTATGAAAAATCTTGATCTTGAAAATAAAATGAGACAGGCATTAAAAAATGAGGAGTTTTACCTGGAGTATCAGCCCCAGGTAAATACAGTCACAAAAAAAATTATTTCTTGTGAAGCACTTATTCGTTGGAAAAGCCCTGAATTTGGAACTATTTCACCGGATGATTTTATAAGGATAGCAGAAGACAGCGGACTTATTATTCCTATAACAAGGTGGATCTTAGAAAAAGTTTTTTACGAAATAAAAAAAGTTATTGAAATAGATCCAAATATATATATATCCATTAATATTTCCGGATATCAGATAAAACACAGTAATTTACCTAAAATGATTGAAGATGTTTTGGATCAGGAAAAAATAGATTTAAAACATATAGAACTCGAGTTAACAGAATCTATGCTGATGGATGACATCTTAAAGAATGCAGAAATTATGTCAAAATTAAAAGATTTAAATATTAAATTAGCAATAGATGATTTCGGAACTGGTTATTCATCTTTAAGTTACCTTAAGAAGTTCCCTATAGATAAATTAAAAATAGATAAATCTTTTATAGATGGAATTACAACTAATGAAGAGGATAAGGTAATTGTTAAAACAATAATTTCTATGGCACATAATTTAGGTTTTAAAGTCATAGCGGAAGGTGTAGAAACCAAAGAACAATTTGATTTTTTAAAAACTTATAATTGCGATGAAATTCAAGGATATTATTTTAGTAAACCTGTATCCATAGAAAAAATCATGGAATATTTAGAAGAAAATACATTTAATACCAATTTGATGAATTCTTATTACAATCCTATACATAGTGAAATTGTAAATACTTATAAATCTATTTAATGACATTATGATTTAAATTCCTAGAATTGGTATAATTTATAAAGCAAAAGATCCTATTTTTTATACCAGATACTAGAAAAAAAAGATGATTTCCGTATTATACGGAAGTCATCTTTTTTGATTTATAACTTATTGTCCTACTATTTTATAATTTTTCTAACCCCTGCTTTAAATCATCTATAATATCATTTACACCTTCTAAACCTACAGATATTCTAACTAATCCCTCAGTTATTCCTGATGCTGCTCTCTCCTCTACTGTATATGGAGAATGAGTCATAGATGCCGGGTGCTGGATTAAAGTTTCTGTATCCCCTAAACTTACTGCCAGAGTGCATAATTCCAAGCTGTTTAATAATTTTTTTCCTGCTTCCAATCCGCCTTTTACGTCAAATGCTATTATTCCTCCGAATCCATTCATTTGCTCCTTTGCAATTTCATGTCCTTCATGAGATTCAAGTCCTGGATAGTATACCTTTTCTATCATAGGATGAGCATCTAAGAATCTAGCTATCTCACCTGCATTACTGCAGTGTCTTTCCATTCTAAGTTCTAAAGTCTTCATTCCTCTTATCATAAGGAAAGCGTCTTGCGGGCTGAGAACAGAACCAGTCATATCCTTTACACCTACTAATCTTATCTGGGTTACTGTCTCTAAGTCTCCTGCTACAAATCCTGCTACTACGTCTCCATGACCGTTTAAATATTTAGTAGCTGAATGAACTACTAAGTCGGCTCCTAATTTTATAGGATTTTGAAGATATGGTGTTGCAAATGTATTGTCTACTATTACCTTAGTTCCTTCATTTTCATGAGCTATTTCACAAACAGCCTTTACATCCACAACTTTTAAATTAGGGTTTGCAGGTGTTTCTAAATAAACTATTCTAGTGTTAGATTTCATAGCTTTTTTTACTGCTTCCAAATCAGAAGTATCCACAAATTCTACATCTATTCCAAATTTAGTTAATCCATGACATAAGAATGCGTATGTACACCCGTATAAAGTTTTGTCCGCCAACACATGATCTCCAGCTTTAAGCAGTGTCCACATAGTAGAAGAGATAGCTCCCATTCCTGAACTAGTTGCTAACGCCGCTTCTGCTCCCTCTAATAATGCTAATTTTCCTTCTACAACACTTGATGTAGGATTTCCTAATCTTGAATAAATATATCCTGCTTCCTCTAAAGCAAATCTTTTACCACCTTGTTCTGCACTGTCAAATACAAATGTAGAACTTTGGTATATTGGTGTAGTTAACGTTCCGAATGGATTTTTTTCTGCTCCTCCATGTATAGCCTTTGTTCCAAATCCTTTTTCCTGAATCCCTTTCATTTAAAGCCCCCTTATTTCTTGTTTTTTCTTTTTCTTTATACCACTATACACCTTTTGTGCCCAATATGCAACACTTTATTCTAAAAAAACATACTTTTTTTATTAGAAAACATATTTTTTTGTTAAGAAATATAATCATTTGTTAAAAAATGTAACTTTAAAAAAACAGCTTATATCCCCTCTACTTCCGCTTCCCATACCCATGGTTTTTTTCTCATAAGACCATCAGCAAATGGTATATGTATTGAAATTATAACAGATGCGATCAATAACTGCTGGTACCATAGTAAAGGCATAACTTCTAAAGGTGTAACTTTACCTCCTGCAAATCCTACCAAAATTAACATTTGAGCTCCATAAGGAATAAATCCCTGAGCTATACAAGAGAAAATATCCAATATGGCAGCACTTTTTCTTGGGTCAACATCATATTTTCTGCAAAGTTTTTTAGCTATAGAACCATTTATAATTATAGCAACGGTATTGTTGGCAACTGCCATATCTGTAAGTCCTACCAATGCTCCTATCCCTAACTGGGCAGTTTTCGGACCTTTAATACTTTTTTGGATTTTTTCAAGGAGCCACTGAATCCCACCGGCTTTGGTAACCATAGCAGCTAAACCACCTGTAAGAAATGAAAGAAGAAAAATTTCATTCATTCCTACAAACCCATTGTAAACTTCCTTTGAAAAAGTAAGGAGAGTGAAATCTCCATAAACAGCTCCAATTATTCCTGAAAGAGCAATACCTCCAGTTAAAACAACGAAAACATTCATTCCAATCAAAGAAAACGCCAGTACAAAGACATAAGGCAAAATTTTAATCAGATTGAAATCATAGTTTTGAACTTCAGGCAAAATTTCAGGTCTGCCAAAAACAACCAAAAGGATAATAGTAAGAATAGCTGCAGGAGCAGTAATCAAGATATTAACCCTGAACTTATCCTTCATCTCTACCCCCTGCGTTCTGGTAGCTGCAATTGTGGTATCTGAAATTATTGAAAGATTATCTCCAAACATAGCTCCCCCCATAACAGCAGAAAGTACCAAAGGAAGAGAAAGTCCTCCTTTTTCAGCCAGTCCTACGGCAATAGGAGCGATGGCAACAATGGCTCCGACAGAAGTCCCTGTAGCCGTAGAAATAAATCCGGCGATAATAAATAACCCAGCAGCGATATATTGTGCAGGGATATAGGTAAGCCCTAAGTTAACTGTAGAATCCACTCCACCCATAGCTTTTGATACTCCGGCAAAAGCCCCGGCAAGTAAATATATTATACACATTATTATAATATCCTGGTGGCCGCACCCCTTGACAAAAGTACTAAATTTTTCGTTGATCGTGCCTTTAAAAAGAATGAAGGCAGTAACTATCCCGGCAAAAGCCGCAATAGGAGCAGGCAGTTGATAAAATGCTAATTCCACCCCCTGGGATTGAAGGATCAATCCGCTTCCTAAATAAATTCCGATAAAAATAAAAAACGGTACCAATCCCTTAAAACTTCCCTTGATTTTTTCTTCTTTCATTTTCTTCCCCCTATTAATTTTTAATAAACAATAAATAAATTAGAACCTATATAAACTTCATATTTCTATTTCTGCACCTTATGTTTATACAACATTTTTTCAACGAAATCAAATATTTTGTGTGTTTTGTGAACTAAAAAAACCATTATCGAACTAAATTAGCTTTTTATACGGTTTTTTTAATACTTACCAAAGAAAAAAGAGCAGAATCTAAGTTCTGCCCCCTATATTTTTATTTCCTGCTTATCTTCTCCACTAATTCTGCTAACTCCTCATCCATATAGACCATATCCATCAGATCATCTATCCACGAGTATTTTCCTTGGATCTGTTTTATAAGGTCTATTGCTGTGGCTTTTACTATATTTACCTCACTCCAGATTGCATGATTTAAAAATCTTAGGTCGTTTTCATCGGCTTTTTGTAACCTCTCTATGGTATCCATACACGTATCACAGATATGGATACACCTGTCGTAATCAGGTTCTTCCTCTATTTTCCCGACCTCAAATATATTTAATTTTTTCCCTGTTTCCCCACATAATTCACATGTGGATTTAGATCTTCTCACCAGTGTTTTACCGAATAATGATACCTTATTTTTTCTGTCCTTTGCCTCGTCATATCCTCTTGCCATAACTACAATCTCCTTTTATTCTTTTATTTTTTTCCCCCAAAACATCAATATCAGGGCTGTAAATGCCAATATTGTAAAAAATCCATAGATATAAACTGCTGAGGACTGCTCTATGATCACTCCTGAAATATACTGGACAAACATCCCACCCAAGGAACCTGCTGCCATAAAGATAGTTATTGCCGTTCCCAAGGTGTTTTTTTCTACAATATTTCGAACAAATAGATTTGCACCTGCAAAGAATAACCCTACGGAAGCTCCCTGGGATAAAAAAGTTCCTGCTATCACAGATGGTTTAGATAATAAAAAGTATACTCCCCATCTGACAGTTATACACAGCACTGCTAAAGTAACTACAAATTCTACCCCTTTTTTACTTATTAATTTTGTAGACACCCCGATAAAAGGTACTTCGCTGAGAGTCATCAGGAAAATAGTCGTTCCCAATAATGCCATAGAACCACCTATTTCCTTGAAATAGACTCCAAAATAACTGTTATGACCATTATTGGTTCCTAAAAACAACATGGAAACAATTACGAAAACAATATATCTTTTATTGGTTAGAAGTTTTTTTATGTCTACCTTTTCATCCTCTTCATGTGTACTTTTCATCTTCACAGGTATTTTTAAAATAATTACCCCTGTTACAATTGAAACAACTGCTGCTAAATATAAAAATGAAGAAGGCCCGAATATCTCTATAACTTTTCCCGAGACTAAAGCTCCCACAGCAAATCCGATAGAGCCCCATAACCTTATCTTTCCAAAGGCATAATCGGTGGATAAAGACACCGTATCCATAAGGGGCATCTCACAAAAAACTGCTATTGCATAGAGGGAATATAAGGTCAGTATACCCATAAATGAATTTATATAATTCATGAAAAATAGGGTAATAAAAATAACTCCTGTTATTAAAACCAGTATTTCTTTAGATTTTTTTGTCTTATCGTTTATATATCCTAAAACCGGCTGAACAGCCATGGCTAAAAATGATCCTATAGCAAAAATCATCCCTGACTGCCCCCCTGATATATGGATAGTTTCAAAAAATTGGGAGAAATAGAGCATACTGGCTCCCAAGGTAAAGTAGAATGTAAAATAATATAATATGTAGATCGACACTGATTTCCTCCTTGATTTCTTCCCTATATTTCAAATTTATCTTTCTTACAATTATATCATAGAATATGTTATTGCGTAGGGGTAATTCATGAATCCCCCCCTACATCAAATTTGATACCGTATCCCCATTAATAATTTCATCGAATATTTTCTTAATTTTTATCTTTGTATTTCATTTATAAAATTCTGCTTTCCCTAAAATTTACCTACAATTAAACCTGTCTTCCTTCCAATTTCTTGGGTTATTCCTTATATAATCTGATATCCTCGCATATTCTTCCTCATCTCTGATTATATGTTCATAATAATTTCTCTGCCATACCTTGCCGGTATTATTATTTAATATATTTATTTTTTTTGTCGATAACATTTTAAATTTACCGATCAATTTTGGAATTAACATTTTTCGCCGGGATTTCATATCATTTTCCCGTAGGGGTAATTCATGAATTACCCCTACATCAAATTTAATTTCAATAATCCCATGAAAATGATTTGGCATAAGACAATATTTCGATACATTTATATTTTTTGTTTCTAAATCATTCCATTCATTTTCTACAATTTTACCTAATCTGTTTAATATCATATTTCCATTGATTATTTCACCAAATATTCCCCCTCTATTTTGTGTACATATGGTTATAAAATACAATCCATTTTTACTATAATCATAATTTTTTAACCTGATACTCCTTCTTCCATAGGTGCAATTATCTCTCATAATTATCATCCTTATTTTAATATTTTATAGGATCTCCAGAAAGAGCACCCTGCAATAATTTTATTTATATGTATTATCTGCCTAATACATATACTCCTCATAATACCTCTTCAACTTTTCCTCATCCAATATATTTATACAATCTTTATTTTTTTCAATGCACCCTTCATGGACTAACTCACCGGTTAATTTATAGAGCATACTCCTTCCTACATTGAGAACATGGGCAATGTCGTTATACTTTAAAAAATGCATCTTCCCGTCTACCGAATTACTCATAATTATGAATGCAAAGAATACCTTGGCTCCCCCATGGGAACGCATAAAAAATCCCCTTGCTCCCTGCCTTATTACTCCAGAACCTCTTTCTAAAATAAACCTGAGGATCTTAGCATCATTGAACATATGTTCTTCCAAAAATTTCTCATCCAGTACCACTGCCCTGACCTTTTTTGTGGCAGCCACCATCTCCCAATCCCTTATATCTTTTTGCAGGTACATATTTATCCCTATAAATTGATTGGGCTTAAAAAAATAAGGATGGATTATCTTTTCCCCGTCATGATATCTGACAGCATATACCGTTCCCTCAAGAAGATATAGGATTTTACGTTCATCTAAGGCCAATAGGAATTCTCCCCTATGATATTCCCTGATACTTAAATTTTTAATCAAATCTTTAGACAAAATTTTTTCCAAAACCCCAAATTCCCCTTTCATTTATTGACCTCCGACCTGTCATTTTTTTTTAAAATTATACAAACTTAAAAAGCCATAAAAATGTCCACCAATTGGACATTTTTATCTTTATTTAATGGTATTATTTATCTCGTGAAAAAGCAAGGAAGATTTAAATAATAATACTCCCAAAGAAAAGCTCAGAGCTGAGTAAATGAAGTTATTGGGAGATATTATTAAATATAATTATTTTAAGGAGAAAAAAATATGAAAAAAGTATTATTAGGGTTAGCAGCATTATCAGCAGTATCATTTGCTGCACAGGAAGACACATATTTAAACGCAAGATTTGGTGGAGATTTAGGAGCTTCATACACTAAGTATGAATCTGAAGGAACTACTATCTTAAATGATGAAACAGATGGATTCGGCGGAGAATTAGCATTGGAAGGATATAAATCATTAACTGATAATTTTGATCTGGGTTTAGGTCTGGCATATCAATTACATGCAGATAGAGCAGATGCTCCTATACGTACTTCAAGTGTATCAGCAGATTATTACGGAGTAGAATATAATTCAGTACCTGTATATTTAACTGCTAAATATAACTTCAACCTGGATTCAGAGATCAAGCCGTACTTAAAAGCTAACTTGGGTTATTCGTTTAACTTTGATTCTTCTGATATAAAAGTTAAAGGTTCAGTAAATGATAAAGCTAGCACAGATGTAGAAGATGGTCTATACTGGGCTTTAGGCGGAGGTTTAGAGTACAGGAATTTCACTGTAGACCTGATGTATGCTGTTACTACAGCTGAATCTGAGTCTAAAGAAGCTGATATAAAAGAAGATAATGACTATGGAAGAGTTGTTCTTTCAGCTGGTTATAGATTCGATTTATAAAATTTCTTTAAACAAAAGCTCCTTCGTTGATGGAGTTTTTTTATTTGAGATTCTTTTTCTTTTATTTAGGGGAAATTATAAAGAATACATAGCCGTAATATTCCCCGTATTTCTCATAGATCTCTATCTCTTCCCAGTGCATCTCTACTACCATTTTTTCTTTTTCAGATAACTCTCCTTTCTCTAACTCTTTCAACCTGTCAGCCATCTTCTCATAATAATTTTCCGTCCAGTCGGTTGAAGGGAGGATAAAATAATCCTTTACCTCATATCCACCCTCATCTATAATCTTCTTATTTTCAGAAAGCGTCGTTATCTGGGGATACTCTGCCTCCCAGTAGTCCAAAAGTTCCCTGGGGGGATTATCCCGGATCCATGAAATATGAGAAAACCCTATAATCCCCCCCTGTTTTAAAAACGGCTTCCAGTGTTCCAGTCCATTTGCTAACCCCATTATATAGACAGCCCCCTCGCTCCAGATAAGGTCAAAACTGTTGTGAGAAAAGTATTTTTCCAGATTATCCATGGAACAGTTGACGGTCTCAACGCCTGTTTCTCTTTTTATCTTATTTAAATAAATTTCTGCTGTATCCAGAGCTGTAATCTTTCCGTCCACCAAACTCTTCAGTACCCTGGTCTGGAACCCCGATCCGGCTCCTATATCCAGTACATCTATATTTTCTCCTAAAAATTCCCTTGCAGAATTATAGGCTCTTTCGGTGGACAGATCACTTCCGGGGCCGCCCCTGAAATCCCCGTTATGAATCTTAAAAAAGAACTCCATCATCTCTTTATCCATCTTATCCCTCCATTATAGTAAAGTTTTCCCTTATTATTCTTTAATAATTAAAAAATACCTCCCATAGGAAGGTATTTAATATTATTTTATATAGTCTTTAATTTTTGTCCTGCTTTTCTTAATGCTGTTTCAGAACCAGTCCAGCACTCTACACCGTCTAAGTCATCTACTGTTTCAGCTCTTAAGATTGGATCAAGTCCTTGTTTTCTCTGATCTGAGTAATCATCCAATAATCTGAATGCGATTGGACCTAATTTTAAGATTGCATATAGGTTTAATACAGCCATGAATCCCATGAATAAATCCGCTAATCCCCATACAACTTTTAATCCTGCAATTCCTCCTAATAACACCATCATAACAACTGCTGCTCTATACCCTTGCAGCCATAATTTATTTTCAGTCATAAACTCTATATTTGCTTCTCCGTAATAATAGTTTCCGATTACCGAAGAAAATGCGAATAAGAAGATACAACCTGCTATAAATATCCCGCCGAAGTTTCCTATATGCATGCTAAGTGCTGACTGGGTCATTTGGATCCCGTCTCCGCTGAGGGTCTGGTGTCCTGACAGTAAGATAATAAATGCAGTTGCACTACAGATTAATATTGTATCTGTAAATACACCCAAAGCCTGGATTAAACCCTGCTTTACCGGATGTGATACTGTGGCTGTAGCCGCCGCATTAGGAGCACTTCCCATTCCTGCTTCATTGGAGAATAATCCTCTTTTAATACCCTGCATAAGAGCTGCACCTAACGCTCCTCCTGCTGCCGATTTAAAATTAAATGCTCCGTCGATGATCATTCCAAATACTGCCGGTACTTGGGTAATATTCATCACAATAACAACTGTTGCAACAACAACATAACATACTGCCATTACAGGAACTACTTTTTCCACGAAACTCGCTATTCTCTTTACCCCACCAAAGATTATAACCGCAGTCAATACTGCTAATGTAACAGCAACTACAGTTTTGCTTATTCCAAATGATCCGTTAAATGCCATGGCAATTGTGTTGGATTGAACCGAGTTAAAGATAAGTCCGAAACATACTGTGATTAAGATTGAAAACGCTATCCCTAATTTTCTGTTCTTTAAAGCCTTCTCCATATAATATGCCGGCCCGCCTCTGAATGCGTC from Psychrilyobacter piezotolerans includes:
- a CDS encoding EAL domain-containing protein, encoding MKKRKPSLQYYPIYYIEPLKGNEAALGFDLFSNKNRGEAILNSLKTGKTTGISKIKLVPEKGKKDEFLILNPVYKSENNILGFISGVFKIDDIINSSLGLLIKNDLDFQIYDATENKNIPIYTTKDYFKRLHLYQSSDLYFEDFIHFPNQNWRIRFIPGKLFFLNEFIKWNWTIFVFFNIITIMFSRAVYNKIKYTNEIENLMKKSVEDGTKLRLSAHIIENTPEGVIITDKYNKIISVNHSFLKTTGYKKRDLIGYDPKILNSNHHNQFFYKEMWNSIKYKGEWRGEIWNRRKNGEIHPEWLKIITIRNKKNKNNIDYHVGMFSDLSNQEHIRKQIQHLAYYDSLTDLPNRELFNSRAKNSIIDADLEKTSIAFMFLDLDRFKNINDALGHSSGDELLKKVAASLKEITLEDEIVSRFGGDEFVILIPSFDFIDDLNKRIISILNIFKSAFIIDGKELFVTSSIGVSLYPLNGESLDELIKNADTAMYFAKRSGRNNFKFYTENMNSKFMKNLDLENKMRQALKNEEFYLEYQPQVNTVTKKIISCEALIRWKSPEFGTISPDDFIRIAEDSGLIIPITRWILEKVFYEIKKVIEIDPNIYISINISGYQIKHSNLPKMIEDVLDQEKIDLKHIELELTESMLMDDILKNAEIMSKLKDLNIKLAIDDFGTGYSSLSYLKKFPIDKLKIDKSFIDGITTNEEDKVIVKTIISMAHNLGFKVIAEGVETKEQFDFLKTYNCDEIQGYYFSKPVSIEKIMEYLEENTFNTNLMNSYYNPIHSEIVNTYKSI
- a CDS encoding Crp/Fnr family transcriptional regulator — encoded protein: MKGEFGVLEKILSKDLIKNLSIREYHRGEFLLALDERKILYLLEGTVYAVRYHDGEKIIHPYFFKPNQFIGINMYLQKDIRDWEMVAATKKVRAVVLDEKFLEEHMFNDAKILRFILERGSGVIRQGARGFFMRSHGGAKVFFAFIIMSNSVDGKMHFLKYNDIAHVLNVGRSMLYKLTGELVHEGCIEKNKDCINILDEEKLKRYYEEYMY
- a CDS encoding transposase, which codes for MRDNCTYGRRSIRLKNYDYSKNGLYFITICTQNRGGIFGEIINGNMILNRLGKIVENEWNDLETKNINVSKYCLMPNHFHGIIEIKFDVGVIHELPLRENDMKSRRKMLIPKLIGKFKMLSTKKINILNNNTGKVWQRNYYEHIIRDEEEYARISDYIRNNPRNWKEDRFNCR
- a CDS encoding alanine/glycine:cation symporter family protein encodes the protein MVDFLNNILWSYVLIVGLIGVGIYFSIKTKFAQFRMLKEMIRLLTEGAADGVKGSKEEKGITSFQAFCISTASRVGTGNMAGVALAIAAGGPGAVFWMWMLALIGSASAFVESTLAQLYKVKDGDAFRGGPAYYMEKALKNRKLGIAFSILITVCFGLIFNSVQSNTIAMAFNGSFGISKTVVAVTLAVLTAVIIFGGVKRIASFVEKVVPVMAVCYVVVATVVIVMNITQVPAVFGMIIDGAFNFKSAAGGALGAALMQGIKRGLFSNEAGMGSAPNAAATATVSHPVKQGLIQALGVFTDTILICSATAFIILLSGHQTLSGDGIQMTQSALSMHIGNFGGIFIAGCIFLFAFSSVIGNYYYGEANIEFMTENKLWLQGYRAAVVMMVLLGGIAGLKVVWGLADLFMGFMAVLNLYAILKLGPIAFRLLDDYSDQRKQGLDPILRAETVDDLDGVECWTGSETALRKAGQKLKTI
- a CDS encoding PhnA protein; amino-acid sequence: MARGYDEAKDRKNKVSLFGKTLVRRSKSTCELCGETGKKLNIFEVGKIEEEPDYDRCIHICDTCMDTIERLQKADENDLRFLNHAIWSEVNIVKATAIDLIKQIQGKYSWIDDLMDMVYMDEELAELVEKISRK
- a CDS encoding MFS transporter; the protein is MSIYILYYFTFYFTLGASMLYFSQFFETIHISGGQSGMIFAIGSFLAMAVQPVLGYINDKTKKSKEILVLITGVIFITLFFMNYINSFMGILTLYSLYAIAVFCEMPLMDTVSLSTDYAFGKIRLWGSIGFAVGALVSGKVIEIFGPSSFLYLAAVVSIVTGVIILKIPVKMKSTHEEDEKVDIKKLLTNKRYIVFVIVSMLFLGTNNGHNSYFGVYFKEIGGSMALLGTTIFLMTLSEVPFIGVSTKLISKKGVEFVVTLAVLCITVRWGVYFLLSKPSVIAGTFLSQGASVGLFFAGANLFVRNIVEKNTLGTAITIFMAAGSLGGMFVQYISGVIIEQSSAVYIYGFFTILAFTALILMFWGKKIKE
- a CDS encoding class I SAM-dependent methyltransferase, producing the protein MDKEMMEFFFKIHNGDFRGGPGSDLSTERAYNSAREFLGENIDVLDIGAGSGFQTRVLKSLVDGKITALDTAEIYLNKIKRETGVETVNCSMDNLEKYFSHNSFDLIWSEGAVYIMGLANGLEHWKPFLKQGGIIGFSHISWIRDNPPRELLDYWEAEYPQITTLSENKKIIDEGGYEVKDYFILPSTDWTENYYEKMADRLKELEKGELSEKEKMVVEMHWEEIEIYEKYGEYYGYVFFIISPK
- a CDS encoding Na+/H+ antiporter NhaC family protein, translating into MKEEKIKGSFKGLVPFFIFIGIYLGSGLILQSQGVELAFYQLPAPIAAFAGIVTAFILFKGTINEKFSTFVKGCGHQDIIIMCIIYLLAGAFAGVSKAMGGVDSTVNLGLTYIPAQYIAAGLFIIAGFISTATGTSVGAIVAIAPIAVGLAEKGGLSLPLVLSAVMGGAMFGDNLSIISDTTIAATRTQGVEMKDKFRVNILITAPAAILTIILLVVFGRPEILPEVQNYDFNLIKILPYVFVLAFSLIGMNVFVVLTGGIALSGIIGAVYGDFTLLTFSKEVYNGFVGMNEIFLLSFLTGGLAAMVTKAGGIQWLLEKIQKSIKGPKTAQLGIGALVGLTDMAVANNTVAIIINGSIAKKLCRKYDVDPRKSAAILDIFSCIAQGFIPYGAQMLILVGFAGGKVTPLEVMPLLWYQQLLIASVIISIHIPFADGLMRKKPWVWEAEVEGI
- a CDS encoding outer membrane beta-barrel protein gives rise to the protein MKKVLLGLAALSAVSFAAQEDTYLNARFGGDLGASYTKYESEGTTILNDETDGFGGELALEGYKSLTDNFDLGLGLAYQLHADRADAPIRTSSVSADYYGVEYNSVPVYLTAKYNFNLDSEIKPYLKANLGYSFNFDSSDIKVKGSVNDKASTDVEDGLYWALGGGLEYRNFTVDLMYAVTTAESESKEADIKEDNDYGRVVLSAGYRFDL
- the megL gene encoding methionine gamma-lyase, with the translated sequence MKGIQEKGFGTKAIHGGAEKNPFGTLTTPIYQSSTFVFDSAEQGGKRFALEEAGYIYSRLGNPTSSVVEGKLALLEGAEAALATSSGMGAISSTMWTLLKAGDHVLADKTLYGCTYAFLCHGLTKFGIDVEFVDTSDLEAVKKAMKSNTRIVYLETPANPNLKVVDVKAVCEIAHENEGTKVIVDNTFATPYLQNPIKLGADLVVHSATKYLNGHGDVVAGFVAGDLETVTQIRLVGVKDMTGSVLSPQDAFLMIRGMKTLELRMERHCSNAGEIARFLDAHPMIEKVYYPGLESHEGHEIAKEQMNGFGGIIAFDVKGGLEAGKKLLNSLELCTLAVSLGDTETLIQHPASMTHSPYTVEERAASGITEGLVRISVGLEGVNDIIDDLKQGLEKL